One genomic region from Methanotorris formicicus Mc-S-70 encodes:
- a CDS encoding ornithine cyclodeaminase/mu-crystallin — protein sequence MFETLILKYEDVERLFDIKKILDVVELAFKEKGLGLVEMPVREPIIKGEWVKEGLYINAIGADAQVRESWKLQCC from the coding sequence ATGTTCGAGACATTAATACTAAAATATGAGGATGTAGAAAGGCTATTTGATATCAAAAAAATCTTAGATGTTGTAGAATTAGCATTTAAAGAAAAAGGTTTAGGACTTGTAGAAATGCCTGTAAGAGAGCCAATAATTAAAGGTGAATGGGTAAAAGAAGGCTTGTATATAAATGCAATTGGAGCAGATGCCCAGGTAAGAGAGAGTTGGAAACTACAGTGTTGTTAA
- a CDS encoding branched-chain amino acid ABC transporter permease has protein sequence MILEGAIIYSNLLVLLALGLTLTYITTNVPNFAQGSYAIVGSYVALTLLKLFGISPYLSLPVLFVVGAVVGLVTYLALKPLIKRGASVEILMIATLAVDLILLGAIGAYSEILSAIVGSTQAKFVFANLDFTAFGFKGILFVSTFVIILLLIGLYLLLYKTKFGIALRASMENSSLAQTMGIDVEKTRLFSWILSGALAGVAGGLLPFMQEIVPATGGLIIISIFAASIVGGLRHISGALIGGYVIGISESLITYYLSSVFGTGFLVYGKVISLVIMIATLLIAPYGITGVDWKKVKKLLFTS, from the coding sequence ATGATTTTAGAAGGGGCGATTATTTATTCTAACCTTTTAGTTTTGTTAGCCTTGGGATTAACTCTAACTTATATAACAACAAATGTTCCAAACTTTGCCCAGGGGAGTTATGCAATAGTTGGGAGTTATGTGGCTTTGACTTTATTGAAACTGTTTGGCATTAGTCCTTATCTGTCTCTTCCAGTTTTATTTGTTGTTGGGGCAGTTGTAGGTTTAGTCACATATTTGGCTCTAAAACCATTGATAAAGAGGGGAGCTTCTGTAGAGATTTTAATGATTGCTACATTGGCAGTTGATTTAATATTGTTAGGAGCTATTGGGGCTTATTCTGAAATATTAAGTGCAATTGTTGGCTCCACTCAAGCAAAATTCGTTTTTGCAAACTTAGACTTTACAGCATTTGGATTTAAAGGAATTTTGTTTGTTTCAACGTTTGTTATTATTTTGCTATTAATTGGGCTTTATCTCCTATTGTATAAAACAAAGTTTGGTATTGCATTGAGGGCTTCAATGGAAAATTCTTCCCTTGCTCAAACAATGGGGATTGATGTAGAAAAAACAAGGTTGTTTTCTTGGATTCTCTCTGGAGCTTTAGCTGGAGTTGCTGGGGGGCTTTTACCTTTTATGCAAGAGATTGTTCCAGCTACAGGGGGATTAATTATTATCTCAATCTTTGCAGCAAGTATTGTTGGAGGGTTGAGGCATATAAGTGGGGCATTAATTGGAGGATATGTCATTGGAATATCTGAGAGTTTAATAACCTATTACCTATCATCAGTATTTGGGACTGGATTTTTAGTATATGGAAAAGTCATTTCCTTAGTAATAATGATAGCAACATTATTAATAGCCCCTTATGGAATTACTGGAGTTGATTGGAAGAAGGTTAAGAAACTGCTTTTTACTTCATAA
- a CDS encoding ABC transporter substrate-binding protein, with protein sequence MWKKLLALIFAVAIVTAFSGCTNKTQEAETGTSATDNVIKIGVLTDLSGPLSSDGNDIKKTLEIGKDGINKYFEEKGMPYKVELYVEDTQTNPSIALQKVQSLKAKGINLIIGPMSSSEVKNIKNYVTSNKMVIISPSSTAIPIMIGFTKPEDKKYVFRFVPNDEFQGKAIAGEIKDMGIKDVVVIYRGDAWGKGLEKAAVENLKKEGINIVDEIEYPSTPEPSDWSPYIQTLENKLQGKDPKTTAVLSIGFEELATLLSQIDGNSPLLKYKWFGSDGIVDSEKVVKEAKDKAMKIGLYSTEFYGVSDEAKKLAEEYKKRGYGEKPRQYALVSYDALWVGAISYAEMLNETGKYDADLLVKLIKENTVKYTKDEFGSKPVTGDIYLNEWNDRASGDYGIHAVTEDGWKLVGIWDYKTGKINWINK encoded by the coding sequence ATGTGGAAAAAGTTACTTGCTTTAATATTTGCGGTTGCTATAGTAACCGCGTTTTCTGGATGTACCAACAAAACCCAGGAAGCAGAAACTGGAACCTCAGCAACAGATAATGTAATAAAAATAGGAGTTTTGACTGATTTATCAGGACCTTTATCATCTGATGGTAATGATATAAAGAAAACCTTAGAAATTGGAAAAGATGGGATAAACAAATATTTTGAAGAAAAAGGAATGCCATACAAAGTTGAACTTTATGTTGAAGATACTCAGACAAATCCATCAATTGCACTTCAAAAAGTTCAATCATTAAAAGCAAAAGGCATTAACTTAATAATTGGTCCAATGTCAAGTAGTGAAGTTAAAAATATCAAAAACTATGTAACTTCTAACAAGATGGTTATTATATCCCCAAGTTCAACTGCTATTCCAATAATGATTGGTTTCACTAAACCAGAAGATAAAAAATACGTCTTTAGATTTGTTCCAAACGATGAATTCCAAGGAAAAGCAATTGCAGGGGAAATAAAAGATATGGGTATTAAAGATGTTGTTGTAATATATAGGGGAGATGCATGGGGTAAAGGATTGGAAAAAGCTGCTGTTGAAAACTTAAAGAAAGAGGGAATAAATATTGTTGATGAAATTGAATATCCTTCAACTCCTGAACCAAGTGACTGGAGCCCATACATCCAGACATTGGAAAACAAACTCCAAGGAAAAGATCCAAAGACAACTGCTGTGTTATCTATAGGATTTGAGGAATTAGCAACCTTATTATCACAAATAGATGGTAACTCACCATTGTTAAAATACAAGTGGTTTGGTTCAGACGGAATCGTTGACAGTGAGAAGGTTGTAAAAGAAGCAAAAGACAAAGCAATGAAAATTGGGTTATATTCAACTGAGTTCTATGGAGTCAGTGATGAAGCAAAGAAATTAGCAGAAGAATATAAGAAGAGAGGATATGGAGAAAAACCAAGACAATATGCTTTAGTGTCTTATGATGCCTTATGGGTTGGAGCTATTTCCTATGCTGAGATGTTAAATGAAACTGGAAAATACGACGCTGACTTATTAGTTAAGTTAATTAAAGAAAATACTGTTAAATATACTAAAGATGAATTTGGATCTAAGCCAGTTACTGGAGACATTTACTTAAATGAATGGAATGATAGAGCAAGTGGAGACTATGGAATCCATGCTGTAACTGAAGATGGCTGGAAATTGGTAGGAATCTGGGACTACAAGACTGGAAAGATTAATTGGATAAATAAATAA
- a CDS encoding DEAD/DEAH box helicase, with the protein MMQNHNHVFEVLRENGIKELRPPQKKVVERGLLDKDKNFLICIPTASGKTLIGEMVLINHLLDENKTPTNKKGLFIVPLKALASEKYDEFRRKYEKYGLKVALSIGDYDEKEYLSKYNIIITTAEKLDSLMRHNIDWLDYVYVAIVDEIHMINDEKRGGTLEVLLTKLKNLNVQIVGLSATIGNPEELAEWLNAELVIDNWRPVELRKGIFFQNKIIYSDRECKELPNFSNNQMLNLVLDCVKEGGCCLIFCNSKNGAVNEAKKLNLKKYLSNNEKYELQKLRDEILSILEPPTETCKALAECVEKGVAFHHAGLTYEHRKIVEEGFRNKLIKVICCTPTLCLNANTEILQESGFRKITELNKNEKIFALCGNKIKPVDGWKVHKTPQHPYNIVVKTKNGLEITTTPNHMFLVKEGKELCEKEAKDLKVGDYVATVDKIRIEEKDIDLSHGDLYFIGYFNDSELHKKHFLKNIERGIPHHKYLKKPRKIFNELNIDAFYNLPLEKLSYFIAGLFDGGGYINYNKKKIEFSSTSENLVKKLQLALLRFGVHSSIRKRRRAIKSPINSKEYKKRGIYKLIISDFISVKRFYENIPLKHKERRKLKQIVKSKKIGKIWCECYDEDIYWDRIKEIKKIKVNDKYAYDIELPDDGSNSHYIVANGFIVHNSAGINLPCRRAIVRDLMRFSDGRMRPIPIMEIYQCIGRAGRPGLDPYGEGIIFVKNEKDLERAEMYLEGKPEYIYSKLSNQGVLRTQLLGMIATREIENEFDLISFIKNTFYAHQYGNLGGVLRNIKEVIDFLEENEFIVDYFPTKLGKRISELYIDPLSAKIIIDGLNEMENVGNEELYYLYLISKTIEMMPLLRVSGFEELDLILEMEEAGIYDKTYDSLEAFKNAKMLYDWINEVPEEEILKKYKIEPGILRYKVEQAKWMIYSTKEIAKLLNKDIDTLSKLEIRLEHGAKEDILELLKIKHVGRIRARKLYDAGIRSVEDITKNPKKIASLLGEKIAKKILEELGVKFGQQTLQF; encoded by the coding sequence ATGATGCAAAACCATAATCATGTCTTTGAAGTTTTAAGGGAAAATGGAATAAAAGAACTCCGGCCTCCACAAAAGAAGGTTGTTGAAAGAGGATTATTGGATAAAGACAAAAATTTTTTAATTTGTATCCCAACAGCAAGTGGAAAAACCCTAATTGGAGAAATGGTACTAATAAACCATCTTTTGGATGAAAACAAAACCCCTACAAATAAAAAAGGTTTATTCATAGTGCCTTTAAAGGCATTGGCAAGTGAAAAATATGATGAATTCAGGAGGAAATATGAAAAATATGGCTTAAAAGTAGCGTTATCTATTGGAGATTATGATGAAAAGGAGTATTTATCCAAATACAACATCATCATAACCACTGCGGAAAAATTGGATTCCCTTATGAGGCATAATATAGATTGGCTTGACTATGTTTATGTTGCTATTGTTGATGAAATCCACATGATAAATGATGAAAAAAGAGGAGGGACGTTGGAGGTTTTATTAACAAAATTAAAAAATTTGAATGTGCAGATAGTTGGTTTATCTGCAACAATTGGGAATCCTGAGGAGTTGGCAGAGTGGCTCAATGCTGAACTCGTTATAGATAATTGGAGGCCTGTTGAGTTGAGAAAAGGTATTTTTTTCCAAAATAAAATTATTTATTCAGATAGGGAATGCAAAGAACTGCCAAATTTTTCGAATAATCAAATGCTAAATTTGGTTTTGGATTGTGTTAAAGAGGGGGGTTGTTGCTTAATATTCTGCAATTCTAAGAATGGGGCTGTTAATGAAGCAAAAAAACTGAATTTAAAGAAATATTTGTCAAACAATGAAAAATATGAACTGCAAAAATTAAGGGATGAGATTTTATCAATCTTAGAACCTCCAACAGAAACATGCAAGGCGTTGGCAGAATGTGTGGAGAAGGGTGTTGCCTTCCACCATGCGGGTTTAACTTACGAGCATAGAAAAATTGTTGAAGAGGGATTTAGGAACAAATTAATAAAAGTTATTTGTTGCACACCTACACTCTGTTTAAATGCAAATACTGAAATACTGCAAGAGAGCGGATTTAGAAAGATTACAGAACTGAATAAGAATGAAAAGATCTTTGCGTTGTGTGGAAATAAAATAAAACCAGTGGATGGATGGAAAGTTCATAAAACCCCACAACATCCATACAACATTGTTGTAAAAACAAAAAATGGATTGGAAATTACCACAACCCCAAATCATATGTTTTTAGTTAAAGAAGGAAAAGAACTTTGTGAAAAAGAAGCAAAGGACTTAAAAGTTGGGGATTATGTGGCAACTGTTGATAAGATAAGAATTGAGGAGAAAGACATTGATTTATCCCATGGAGATCTTTATTTCATTGGATACTTCAATGATTCTGAACTTCACAAAAAACACTTTTTAAAAAATATAGAAAGAGGGATTCCTCATCATAAGTACTTAAAAAAACCAAGAAAAATATTTAATGAATTAAATATTGATGCGTTTTACAACCTTCCATTGGAAAAGTTATCATACTTTATTGCAGGGTTGTTTGATGGTGGTGGGTACATTAATTACAACAAAAAGAAAATAGAATTCTCTTCAACATCAGAAAATTTGGTTAAAAAATTACAATTGGCATTATTGAGGTTTGGAGTACATAGTTCAATCAGAAAAAGAAGAAGGGCTATAAAATCACCAATAAATAGTAAGGAATACAAAAAAAGGGGCATTTATAAACTAATAATCAGTGATTTTATAAGTGTAAAAAGATTTTATGAAAATATTCCACTTAAGCATAAGGAAAGAAGAAAATTGAAACAGATTGTAAAAAGTAAGAAAATAGGTAAAATATGGTGTGAATGTTATGATGAAGACATTTATTGGGATAGAATTAAGGAAATTAAAAAGATAAAGGTAAATGACAAATATGCCTACGACATAGAACTGCCTGATGATGGAAGTAATAGCCATTACATTGTGGCAAATGGATTTATAGTACATAACTCTGCGGGGATAAATTTACCTTGCAGGAGGGCAATTGTAAGGGATTTAATGAGATTCTCTGATGGAAGGATGAGGCCAATTCCAATTATGGAAATCTATCAATGCATTGGAAGGGCAGGAAGACCTGGATTGGATCCCTATGGGGAGGGTATTATATTTGTTAAGAATGAAAAGGATTTGGAAAGAGCAGAGATGTATTTGGAAGGAAAACCAGAATATATATACTCAAAACTCTCAAATCAGGGGGTTTTAAGAACCCAACTGTTGGGAATGATTGCCACAAGGGAGATTGAGAATGAGTTTGATTTGATATCATTTATAAAAAACACCTTCTATGCCCATCAATATGGAAATTTGGGAGGAGTTTTGAGAAATATAAAAGAAGTTATTGATTTTTTGGAGGAGAATGAGTTTATAGTTGATTATTTCCCAACAAAATTAGGAAAGAGGATCTCTGAATTGTATATAGATCCACTAAGTGCAAAGATAATAATTGACGGATTAAATGAGATGGAAAATGTTGGTAACGAGGAGTTGTATTATTTATATTTAATCTCAAAGACCATTGAAATGATGCCGTTGTTGAGGGTTAGTGGTTTTGAGGAGTTGGATTTAATCTTAGAGATGGAAGAGGCGGGAATTTATGATAAAACCTATGATAGTTTAGAGGCATTTAAAAATGCGAAGATGCTTTATGATTGGATTAATGAAGTTCCAGAGGAAGAAATACTAAAAAAATATAAAATTGAACCAGGGATTTTAAGATATAAGGTTGAGCAGGCAAAGTGGATGATATATTCAACGAAAGAAATTGCAAAATTATTAAATAAGGATATAGATACGTTATCGAAATTGGAGATTAGGTTGGAGCATGGAGCAAAAGAAGACATCCTTGAACTTCTAAAAATCAAACATGTTGGTAGAATTAGGGCAAGGAAATTGTATGACGCAGGAATTAGGAGCGTTGAAGATATAACAAAAAATCCAAAGAAAATTGCATCATTGTTGGGAGAAAAGATAGCAAAGAAAATTTTGGAAGAGTTGGGAGTGAAGTTTGGGCAACAGACACTACAATTTTAA
- the hisD gene encoding histidinol dehydrogenase has protein sequence MIIKRIRDLMEEERSKIINRNKMNLENIIPTVQEILKNVREKGDEALRYYTKKFDGVDIEDFKVSKEEIENAYNKIDYKVIEAIEKASENIKEFHEMQLKNLKEWEMEKNGIKAGQILRSIENVGCYVPGGRAFYPSTVLMTVIPAKVAGCEKVVITSPPTKEGEGNPATLVAGDIAKADEMYKVGGSQAIGAMAYGTETIPKVDIIVGPGNVFVTAAKKLVYGDVAIDFPAGPSEVLIIADENANEEYIALDFLAQAEHDPNAPCIITTTSMEKANSIKNKIIEEMEKAERRDIIEKALENSAILVGDLNECIEFSNEYAPEHLEIITKNPREVLKKIKHAGSIFLGEYAPVPVGDYASGTNHVLPTSACARMYSGLSVETFLKKPTIQELTKEGLKNIADIVITLAEAEGLYGHAEAVRRRVK, from the coding sequence ATGATAATTAAAAGAATTAGGGATTTAATGGAAGAAGAAAGGAGCAAAATTATCAACAGAAATAAGATGAACCTTGAAAACATCATTCCAACAGTTCAGGAAATTTTAAAGAACGTTAGGGAAAAAGGTGATGAGGCATTAAGATACTACACAAAAAAATTTGATGGCGTAGATATTGAAGATTTTAAAGTTAGTAAAGAAGAGATAGAAAACGCATACAACAAAATTGACTATAAGGTCATAGAGGCAATAGAAAAGGCATCAGAGAACATCAAGGAATTCCATGAGATGCAACTAAAAAACCTAAAAGAATGGGAAATGGAAAAGAATGGCATTAAAGCAGGGCAGATTTTAAGATCCATAGAGAATGTTGGATGTTATGTGCCTGGAGGTAGGGCATTTTATCCTTCAACGGTTTTAATGACTGTTATTCCTGCAAAGGTTGCTGGATGTGAAAAAGTAGTTATAACCTCCCCCCCAACAAAAGAGGGCGAAGGAAATCCTGCAACATTGGTTGCTGGGGATATAGCAAAGGCTGATGAGATGTATAAGGTTGGAGGATCTCAGGCAATAGGGGCAATGGCTTATGGAACTGAAACAATCCCAAAGGTTGATATTATTGTGGGGCCTGGGAATGTTTTTGTAACTGCAGCAAAGAAGTTGGTTTATGGTGATGTTGCTATTGACTTCCCTGCAGGACCTTCTGAGGTTTTGATAATTGCAGATGAAAATGCTAATGAAGAATATATAGCATTGGACTTCTTAGCCCAGGCAGAGCATGATCCAAATGCCCCTTGTATAATAACAACAACATCTATGGAAAAGGCAAATAGCATAAAAAATAAAATCATTGAGGAGATGGAAAAAGCAGAGAGAAGAGATATTATTGAGAAGGCATTGGAAAACTCTGCAATACTTGTTGGAGATTTAAATGAATGTATAGAGTTCTCAAACGAATATGCCCCAGAACATTTGGAAATCATAACCAAAAATCCAAGAGAAGTTTTAAAGAAAATTAAGCATGCTGGAAGTATATTCTTGGGGGAGTATGCTCCAGTTCCAGTTGGAGATTACGCAAGTGGAACAAACCACGTTTTACCAACCTCTGCATGTGCAAGAATGTATTCTGGGTTAAGTGTTGAGACATTCCTAAAAAAGCCAACAATTCAAGAATTAACAAAAGAAGGATTAAAAAATATAGCAGATATTGTAATCACATTGGCAGAGGCAGAAGGTTTATATGGACATGCTGAGGCGGTTAGAAGAAGAGTTAAATAA
- the thiI gene encoding tRNA uracil 4-sulfurtransferase ThiI, whose protein sequence is MEKIIVRYGEIGTKSKQTRKRFEEFLAKSIRKLLQKYDIHPDVSILHTRLLVEVNKEDFEKTLELLKKVPGISSFSPCIECKLDIGNIVKIAKKVVKDELKSIDKDEITFAVKTQRVQKYFPLTSPEINSIVGEKIMGAFGLKVDLKNPDILVEIEVLKDKAFVFTKRIEGIGGLPVGTQGNVLVLMSDGIDSSVATYLMVRRGCNATLLHLKLSEDGLKKVRNLAEILSDYDCDLRFVVKDFKDELKDIKEKLEKLNKEEYTCIFCKRTMLKIAEKYAKDLGCDAIVTGDNLGQVASQTLKNLRAISEGTELPILRPLIGMDKNEIIEIAKKIGTFEVSTSKEIRCFAVPKYPITKADIEKIREIERKLKNIK, encoded by the coding sequence TTGGAAAAGATTATTGTTAGATATGGTGAAATAGGAACAAAATCAAAACAAACAAGGAAGAGATTTGAAGAATTCCTTGCAAAGAGTATAAGAAAACTCCTTCAAAAATATGATATACATCCAGATGTTAGTATATTGCACACAAGGTTATTAGTAGAGGTTAATAAGGAAGATTTTGAAAAAACTCTTGAATTGCTAAAAAAAGTTCCTGGAATAAGTTCATTTAGTCCATGTATTGAGTGTAAGTTGGATATAGGCAATATTGTAAAAATTGCAAAGAAGGTTGTTAAGGATGAGTTAAAATCCATTGATAAGGATGAGATAACTTTTGCAGTAAAAACGCAGAGGGTTCAAAAATACTTCCCATTGACATCTCCTGAAATAAATAGCATTGTTGGAGAGAAAATTATGGGGGCATTTGGATTAAAAGTTGATTTAAAAAATCCAGATATACTTGTTGAAATAGAGGTTTTAAAGGATAAGGCATTTGTTTTCACAAAAAGAATTGAAGGTATTGGTGGGTTGCCAGTTGGAACTCAGGGGAATGTATTGGTTTTAATGTCTGATGGTATCGATAGTTCTGTTGCTACATATTTAATGGTAAGAAGGGGATGCAACGCCACGTTGTTACATTTGAAGTTATCGGAAGATGGACTTAAAAAAGTTAGAAATCTTGCAGAGATTTTAAGTGATTATGATTGTGATTTAAGGTTTGTGGTGAAGGACTTCAAGGATGAATTGAAAGATATAAAGGAAAAACTTGAAAAACTCAATAAGGAAGAATATACCTGCATTTTCTGTAAGAGAACTATGTTAAAAATAGCAGAGAAATATGCAAAGGATTTGGGTTGTGATGCCATCGTTACAGGGGATAATTTAGGGCAAGTGGCATCTCAAACCCTAAAGAACTTAAGGGCCATAAGTGAGGGAACTGAATTACCAATTTTAAGGCCTCTGATTGGAATGGATAAAAATGAAATAATAGAGATAGCAAAAAAAATAGGAACTTTTGAGGTTTCAACAAGTAAAGAGATTAGATGTTTTGCAGTTCCAAAATATCCAATAACAAAAGCAGATATTGAAAAAATTAGAGAAATTGAAAGAAAATTAAAAAATATAAAATGA
- a CDS encoding branched-chain amino acid ABC transporter permease, with protein sequence MIIELIPMILLWFGLYYIVSLSLNMEFGYAGIPNFGKALSVLVGAIAVGGILNRLLILYFGIGGDFITGSTYATSMINDLIASNPIVGIGILVLAIILASILGFIVGAIFILPSAKLKEDYLGITLLAISEAVLLVCTYNLNIIGGYYGISTPDILAFVSGEYRGWVFTGIVLAIAFLIYLFFERLLNTPYGRVLRAMRENEDTVKAFGRNIMKLRIKTVAIGSAIGAIAGALYSLYTVNIVANAFTRVEWTFFPFLMVLLGGKGNNKGVALGVLCYVIVKVLLDVYKYDLKEALGIPFEPVWLSYILFGVLMLLILYYKPSGLIPEKPILTKPIKKFMQNQ encoded by the coding sequence ATGATTATTGAACTAATACCTATGATTTTGTTGTGGTTTGGGCTTTATTATATTGTTTCATTATCCTTAAACATGGAATTTGGTTATGCAGGTATTCCAAACTTTGGTAAAGCTTTATCAGTGTTGGTTGGAGCTATTGCAGTTGGAGGGATTTTAAACAGATTACTAATATTATATTTCGGCATTGGAGGGGACTTTATTACAGGAAGCACTTATGCAACATCTATGATAAATGATTTAATTGCCTCAAATCCAATAGTTGGAATTGGAATATTGGTATTGGCTATAATATTGGCTTCAATCCTTGGCTTTATCGTTGGAGCAATCTTTATCCTACCAAGTGCTAAGTTAAAAGAGGATTATTTAGGGATTACATTATTAGCTATAAGCGAGGCTGTGCTTTTAGTATGCACTTATAATCTAAATATAATTGGTGGATATTATGGAATTTCAACACCTGATATCTTAGCATTTGTTTCTGGTGAGTATAGGGGCTGGGTGTTTACAGGAATAGTTTTGGCTATTGCCTTCTTAATCTATTTGTTCTTTGAGAGATTGCTAAATACTCCTTATGGTAGAGTTTTGAGGGCGATGAGAGAGAATGAAGATACGGTTAAAGCATTTGGTAGAAATATAATGAAGTTGAGGATAAAGACTGTTGCTATTGGTTCTGCAATCGGTGCAATTGCTGGGGCTTTGTATTCACTATATACGGTAAATATCGTTGCAAATGCATTTACAAGGGTCGAATGGACATTCTTCCCATTCTTAATGGTCTTATTGGGAGGAAAAGGGAATAACAAAGGAGTTGCCTTAGGAGTTTTATGTTATGTTATAGTCAAAGTCCTATTGGATGTCTATAAGTATGATTTAAAGGAAGCTTTAGGCATTCCATTTGAACCAGTTTGGTTATCCTATATACTATTTGGGGTTTTAATGCTTCTTATCCTCTACTACAAGCCATCTGGTCTAATTCCTGAAAAACCAATACTGACAAAACCAATAAAAAAGTTTATGCAAAATCAATAG
- the cgi121 gene encoding KEOPS complex subunit Cgi121, which translates to MIIKGVKNAKINQDIFKLKLPFQILNAELIATKKHILHAINQAKTKKNITNSFWMEILVRASAQRQITNAIKLFGAKDGNICVVCENEEILSKVLEIIGGEVDDSVLELNEEKEKKIREVFDIKGFGNVVERVCEKIAIMELKKE; encoded by the coding sequence ATGATAATAAAAGGAGTAAAAAACGCCAAAATAAATCAAGATATCTTCAAGTTAAAATTACCTTTTCAAATACTAAATGCGGAGTTAATTGCAACAAAAAAACATATTCTTCATGCAATAAATCAAGCAAAAACTAAAAAAAATATTACCAACTCATTTTGGATGGAGATTTTGGTAAGAGCATCAGCACAGAGACAAATAACAAATGCCATAAAACTCTTCGGAGCAAAAGACGGAAATATTTGCGTAGTTTGCGAGAATGAGGAGATTTTGAGCAAGGTTTTAGAAATCATTGGTGGAGAAGTGGATGATAGTGTTTTAGAATTAAATGAGGAAAAGGAAAAAAAGATAAGAGAAGTATTTGATATTAAAGGTTTTGGTAATGTTGTTGAAAGAGTTTGCGAAAAGATTGCCATCATGGAATTAAAAAAAGAATAA
- a CDS encoding pyridoxamine 5'-phosphate oxidase family protein, translated as MVKLTEEMKKSINESIVFLTTATKDGIPNVAPMRALKVVDDETVVICDNFMHKTLKNIKENPNVAFATSDCKEHPFQYKGIAEYHTEGKWFEIAKEIDAQFGRVPKGAVVIKIKEIYNVKSGEDAGKLIAKDE; from the coding sequence ATGGTGAAACTCACAGAAGAAATGAAAAAATCAATAAATGAATCAATTGTATTTCTTACAACCGCCACAAAAGATGGAATACCAAATGTTGCTCCTATGAGGGCTCTTAAAGTGGTTGATGATGAAACTGTTGTAATATGTGATAACTTTATGCATAAGACCTTAAAGAATATTAAAGAAAATCCAAATGTGGCTTTTGCAACATCAGATTGTAAAGAACATCCATTCCAATACAAAGGAATTGCAGAATACCACACAGAAGGAAAATGGTTTGAAATTGCAAAAGAGATAGATGCACAGTTTGGAAGAGTCCCAAAAGGAGCAGTTGTAATAAAAATAAAAGAAATATACAATGTAAAATCTGGGGAAGACGCTGGAAAATTAATAGCAAAAGACGAATAA
- a CDS encoding ATP-binding cassette domain-containing protein, with the protein MIKVKNLNAGYGKLQILFDVDAKIEKGKITTVVGPNGSGKSTFLKTLFGLTKIYSGEIEFKGKDIAKLPPHIKARMKIAYLPQTNNVFANLTVEENLKIAGYVLDKDKVKEGIEIALNVFPELKDILKRKAGTLSGGQRQFLAMGMALVRDAEVLMLDEPTAQLSPKLAELIFEKIIEMRDNFDLTILLVEQNAKRALEISDNGYMFVSGRVAFEGTAEELLNHEKFKEYSLGITAI; encoded by the coding sequence ATGATAAAAGTAAAAAATCTAAACGCTGGTTATGGAAAATTACAGATATTATTTGACGTAGATGCAAAAATAGAAAAAGGGAAAATCACAACTGTTGTAGGCCCAAATGGGAGTGGAAAATCTACATTTTTAAAAACCTTGTTTGGTTTAACAAAGATATATTCTGGAGAGATAGAGTTTAAAGGAAAAGATATAGCAAAACTCCCCCCACATATAAAAGCAAGAATGAAAATTGCTTATTTACCACAAACAAATAATGTATTTGCTAATTTAACTGTTGAAGAAAACTTAAAGATTGCTGGCTATGTATTAGATAAAGATAAAGTTAAAGAGGGGATAGAAATTGCTTTAAATGTATTTCCAGAACTTAAAGATATTTTAAAGAGAAAGGCTGGAACATTGAGTGGAGGACAGAGGCAGTTCTTAGCTATGGGAATGGCTTTGGTTAGAGATGCAGAAGTTTTAATGTTGGATGAGCCAACTGCCCAATTATCACCAAAACTTGCAGAATTGATATTTGAAAAAATCATTGAAATGAGGGACAACTTTGACTTAACAATTTTGTTGGTTGAGCAAAATGCCAAGAGGGCTTTAGAGATTAGTGATAACGGTTATATGTTTGTGAGTGGAAGAGTAGCATTTGAAGGGACGGCAGAAGAGTTATTAAACCATGAGAAATTTAAGGAATATTCATTGGGAATAACTGCTATTTAA